GAATTATCAGGGGTGAAAAACGTTCTAGCTAAACAATTAGGCTCACAAAATCCCCTAAATAATGCTAGAGCCGCGATCGATGCCTTAGCCTCTCTACGCACCTTTAAAGAGGTTGCTAATGAGCGAGGGGTTCCCTTAGAACAAATTTTCTCCTAACCCTATTAATTAACATGAAATCTAACCAAATTCTGTTGCCGACCAGATCCCCCCAACCCCCCTTAACTAAAGGGGGCGAGGAGAGATAATTGGTAGCTAACATTTAGGTATTTCATATAACTTGTAAATCAAAATCACTAAGCAAACTCATGAGACTACATGAATTAAAGCCAAAACCAGGTTCTCGTAAACGTCGCCGTCGTTTAGGACGTGGCATTTCCGCAGGACAAGGGGCAAGCTGTGGCAAAGGAATGCGTGGTCAAAAAGCGCGTTCTGGCCCCAACCCATTTCGTGGCTTTGAAGGGGGACAAATGCCTCTTTATCGTCGCGTGCCAAAATTAAAACACTTTACGATTGTCAACCCACGCCGCTACACTACGATTAATGTTGGTAAATTAGCTAGTTTAGAAGCAAACACAGAAGTTACCCTTGCCCACCTCTTAGAAGTCGGGTTGCTCAACCAAGCTGAGGCCCCCCTAAAAGTCTTAGGAGATGGGGAACTTAATGTTCCTCTTCAAGTGAAAGCTGCGGCTTTTACCAAAGGGGCGCGTCAAAAA
This window of the Euhalothece natronophila Z-M001 genome carries:
- the rplO gene encoding 50S ribosomal protein L15, which produces MRLHELKPKPGSRKRRRRLGRGISAGQGASCGKGMRGQKARSGPNPFRGFEGGQMPLYRRVPKLKHFTIVNPRRYTTINVGKLASLEANTEVTLAHLLEVGLLNQAEAPLKVLGDGELNVPLQVKAAAFTKGARQKIEAAGGSCEIVTD